One window of the Frigoribacterium sp. Leaf415 genome contains the following:
- a CDS encoding MFS transporter: MKRTFSNGVGLVAAGTALIAVTYGLVRLAFGLYLPEMQADLGFDAGVAGTVSSGGSLAYVAGAVAGFAAAGRHSRALVVAAGATAGVGAAGLALAPDVVPFAFAAVLGSAGAGLASPALVRVLQRGLDDGRQAGAQTVVNAGTGPGLVAAGLLAFALLPDWRLAWLVAAGGAVAAAGAVLVLDRRASSARSLVADGTTGVARADTARPSGATGLGPTGPRGLLPPRSWFVAHRWVLLAALLAGAASAAVWNYGRTLLVDAGVAAELSVGAWVCLGAGGTAVIVTARPLARLAPGTVWTLTLAVMAAGTAGAAALPGVVPVSFAACAAFGWAYTAATGALIAWTAEIDAERAASGTALLFVLLVLGQAVGAVVLGALVGTAGYGTAFVLAALAALLAALPGLGRLRPREVADTPARAQGSR; this comes from the coding sequence ATGAAACGTACGTTTTCGAATGGCGTCGGGCTCGTCGCCGCCGGCACGGCCCTGATCGCCGTGACCTACGGCCTGGTCCGCCTCGCCTTCGGGCTGTACCTGCCCGAGATGCAGGCCGACCTCGGGTTCGACGCGGGTGTCGCGGGAACGGTCTCGTCCGGAGGCTCGCTGGCCTACGTGGCCGGTGCGGTGGCGGGGTTCGCCGCGGCCGGTCGCCACTCCCGGGCCCTCGTCGTCGCGGCCGGCGCCACGGCCGGGGTCGGGGCCGCGGGCCTGGCCCTCGCCCCCGACGTGGTCCCGTTCGCTTTCGCGGCCGTGCTGGGCTCGGCCGGTGCCGGGCTCGCCTCGCCCGCGCTCGTGCGCGTGCTGCAGCGCGGTCTCGACGACGGGCGGCAGGCGGGCGCCCAGACGGTCGTCAACGCGGGCACCGGGCCGGGGCTGGTGGCGGCGGGCCTCCTGGCGTTCGCGTTGCTGCCCGACTGGCGGCTCGCCTGGCTGGTGGCCGCCGGGGGAGCCGTCGCGGCGGCGGGGGCCGTCCTCGTGCTCGACCGCCGCGCCTCCTCCGCTCGATCCCTCGTCGCGGATGGCACCACCGGTGTCGCACGCGCCGACACCGCCCGCCCGAGCGGCGCCACGGGCCTCGGCCCGACCGGTCCCCGCGGCCTCCTGCCGCCGCGGTCGTGGTTCGTCGCCCACCGGTGGGTGCTGCTCGCGGCCCTGCTCGCCGGTGCCGCCTCGGCCGCGGTCTGGAACTACGGACGCACCCTGCTGGTGGACGCCGGGGTGGCGGCCGAGCTGTCGGTCGGGGCCTGGGTCTGCCTCGGTGCCGGAGGCACGGCCGTCATCGTCACCGCCCGACCGCTGGCGCGCCTGGCCCCCGGGACGGTCTGGACGCTCACGCTGGCCGTGATGGCGGCGGGCACGGCCGGGGCGGCGGCCCTGCCCGGAGTCGTGCCCGTGTCGTTCGCGGCCTGCGCGGCGTTCGGCTGGGCCTACACGGCGGCGACGGGTGCGCTGATCGCCTGGACCGCCGAGATCGACGCCGAGCGGGCTGCGAGCGGGACGGCGCTGCTCTTCGTGCTGCTCGTTCTGGGCCAGGCCGTGGGGGCCGTCGTCCTGGGCGCGCTCGTCGGAACCGCCGGCTACGGCACGGCGTTCGTCCTGGCCGCGCTCGCCGCCCTCCTCGCCGCCCTCCCGGGCCTCGGCCGCCTGAGACCCCGGGAAGTCGCCGACACCCCAGCCCGCGCGCAGGGGTCTCGATGA
- a CDS encoding TetR/AcrR family transcriptional regulator: protein MPLRPASEKKILDAADELFFTNGIAATPVDAVLARAGVSAATMYRGYRSKEALVAAALTRRHHDWLATWDTAVARYDEAGPRLLAVFDALDDFRSRPTGARWCAFLASAAEYVEPPADVAEAVRLDTETLRTRLTDLARPLVGGQAEALAEHLLLVVTGDLAMHLREPDRDTTTARAVATALVAAASGQGR from the coding sequence ATGCCCCTGCGCCCGGCCAGCGAGAAGAAGATCCTCGACGCCGCCGACGAGCTGTTCTTCACGAACGGCATCGCGGCGACGCCCGTCGACGCCGTCCTCGCCCGCGCGGGCGTCTCGGCGGCGACGATGTACCGCGGCTACCGCAGCAAGGAGGCGCTGGTCGCCGCAGCGCTGACCCGTCGCCACCACGACTGGCTCGCCACCTGGGACACCGCCGTCGCCCGGTACGACGAGGCCGGCCCGCGCCTCCTCGCGGTCTTCGATGCGTTGGACGACTTCCGGTCCCGCCCGACGGGGGCACGCTGGTGCGCGTTCCTCGCCTCGGCGGCCGAGTACGTCGAGCCGCCCGCCGACGTCGCCGAGGCCGTGCGGCTCGACACCGAGACGCTGCGCACGCGACTCACCGACCTCGCCCGCCCGCTCGTCGGCGGGCAGGCCGAGGCGCTGGCCGAACACCTGTTGCTGGTCGTCACGGGCGACCTCGCCATGCATCTGCGCGAACCCGACCGTGACACCACGACCGCCCGCGCCGTCGCAACCGCGCTCGTGGCCGCAGCGAGCGGTCAGGGACGCTGA
- a CDS encoding NAD(P)-dependent oxidoreductase, producing MKVAVLGTGIMGQGVAGTLLREGFDVTVWNRTRSKAEPLAADGAVVADTARQAVEGVDVIVTVLFDGDAVLEVLDEAADASRPDAVWVQASTIGEADTARVVRTADGHGLRLVEAMMLGTKKPAATGKLVMLAAGDGALLEAVRPVLDAMGSKTIVAGDTVGQGTALKLAANAWIATITAATAQSLALTEALGLDPQLFLDAIDGGQSDTPYAHLKGATMIAGEYPAQFALDGIRKDLGLMREAAQGTRFDTGLLEALSGVYASAAEQGHGDDDIAAVRTGFDRNGSAETP from the coding sequence ATGAAGGTCGCAGTGCTCGGGACGGGCATCATGGGTCAGGGCGTGGCGGGGACACTGCTGCGCGAGGGGTTCGACGTCACGGTCTGGAACCGCACGAGGTCGAAGGCCGAGCCGCTGGCCGCCGACGGCGCCGTGGTCGCCGACACGGCGCGTCAGGCGGTCGAGGGCGTCGACGTGATCGTCACCGTGCTGTTCGACGGCGACGCCGTGCTCGAGGTCCTCGACGAGGCGGCCGACGCGAGCCGTCCCGACGCCGTCTGGGTGCAGGCCAGCACCATCGGCGAGGCCGACACGGCCCGCGTCGTCCGGACGGCCGACGGGCACGGGCTCCGGCTGGTCGAGGCCATGATGCTCGGCACGAAGAAGCCGGCCGCGACGGGAAAGCTCGTCATGCTGGCCGCCGGCGACGGCGCCCTGCTCGAGGCCGTGCGTCCAGTGCTCGACGCCATGGGCTCGAAGACGATCGTCGCGGGCGACACGGTCGGGCAGGGGACGGCGTTGAAGCTCGCCGCCAACGCCTGGATCGCCACCATCACCGCCGCCACGGCCCAGTCGCTCGCGCTGACGGAGGCTCTCGGCCTCGATCCGCAGCTCTTCCTCGACGCGATCGACGGCGGCCAGTCCGACACCCCGTACGCGCACCTCAAGGGCGCGACGATGATCGCCGGCGAGTACCCGGCCCAGTTCGCGCTCGACGGCATCCGCAAGGACCTCGGCTTGATGCGCGAGGCCGCCCAGGGCACGCGCTTCGACACCGGCCTGCTCGAGGCGCTGTCCGGCGTCTACGCCTCGGCCGCCGAGCAGGGCCACGGCGACGACGACATCGCCGCGGTCCGCACCGGCTTCGACCGGAACGGTTCCGCCGAGACCCCGTGA
- a CDS encoding lysophospholipid acyltransferase family protein translates to MWCPAQWSVLTTLSRSVLSPLVRVVWRPRVIGRRNVPRRGAVILASNHLSFMDSVVITLMAPRQVSFLAKNAYFTGTGLRGRASRAFFTGIGAIGVERGAGSAAQHALDLGLGKLTDGDAFAIYPEGTRSLDGRLYRGRTGVAWLALTSGAPVVPVALTGTQELQPAGARLPRLRKVTVEFGEPLDLSRHGEAKSGRARRHATDEVMAAIQRLSGQVEAGSYNDPPAPSVVARVRRAMRPDPVGPDPLD, encoded by the coding sequence ATGTGGTGTCCGGCACAGTGGAGCGTGCTCACAACCCTCAGCCGTTCGGTCCTGTCACCCCTCGTGCGCGTGGTCTGGCGTCCCCGGGTGATCGGGCGCCGCAACGTCCCGCGGCGCGGTGCCGTCATCCTCGCCAGCAACCATCTCTCGTTCATGGACAGCGTCGTGATCACCCTCATGGCACCCCGTCAGGTCTCGTTCCTCGCGAAGAACGCCTACTTCACCGGCACGGGTCTCAGGGGTCGTGCGTCGCGCGCGTTCTTCACGGGCATCGGCGCCATCGGTGTCGAGCGAGGGGCCGGGTCCGCCGCCCAGCACGCCCTCGACCTGGGTCTCGGCAAGCTGACGGACGGCGACGCGTTCGCGATCTACCCCGAGGGGACGCGCTCCCTCGACGGGCGGCTGTACCGCGGCCGGACGGGCGTCGCCTGGCTCGCGCTGACGAGCGGGGCGCCGGTCGTGCCGGTCGCCCTGACGGGGACCCAGGAACTGCAACCGGCGGGCGCGCGCCTCCCGCGCCTCCGGAAGGTCACCGTCGAGTTCGGCGAGCCCCTCGACCTCTCGCGCCACGGTGAGGCGAAGTCGGGTCGGGCTCGTCGGCACGCGACCGACGAGGTGATGGCGGCGATTCAGCGGCTCAGCGGGCAGGTCGAGGCGGGTTCGTACAACGATCCGCCCGCCCCGTCGGTCGTCGCGCGGGTGCGCCGCGCGATGCGGCCCGACCCCGTGGGTCCCGATCCGCTCGACTGA
- the recQ gene encoding DNA helicase RecQ: MTTTASPALAPDAPTAALDVLHRVFGYDAFRGQQAQIIDQVVQGGDALVLMPTGGGKSLCYQVPALVREGTGIVVSPLIALMQDQVDALEAVGVRAAFLNSTQDPDRRRAVEQAFVEGELDMLYLAPERLKLESTKSLLDRGHVSLFAIDEAHCVAQWGHDFRPDYLELSVLHERWPDVPRIALTATATETTHREISRRLELDDAKHFVADFDRPNIQYRIEAKDGPQQQLLRFIRTEHDGDAGIVYCLSRKSVESTAEFLVKQGIPALPYHAGLEAQTRARNQARFLRDEGIVMVATIAFGMGIDKPDVRFVAHLDLPKSVEGYYQETGRAGRDGLPSTAWLAYGLQDVVQQRRMIDQSEGDAEHRRKLGAHLDAMLALCETVECRRVQLLGYFGQASTACGNCDTCLSPPESLDGTVPAQKLLSTVVRLKRERNQQFGAGQIVDILVGKSTPKVLQNRHEQLSTFGIGTELSDVEWRGVVRQLLAQGLLAVSPDGYGTLLLTEAAGEVLSGSRTVRLRREPERPVRSARARGGSGSSSRGSSRGAAELTGDDAALFETLREWRAGVARAQGVPAYVVFGDVTLRGIASERPTSLDQLAGISGVGQKKLDTYGQQVLAVVGGTAPAEAAAVGSVATASVSAAGSVTARSPRTTSTAPAAGRAARRAAPPAVDEVPEVPADDLYDLPSDAPFDPYDDAPPPPDDWR; this comes from the coding sequence GTGACCACCACCGCCTCGCCCGCCCTGGCCCCCGACGCCCCCACCGCAGCCCTCGACGTGCTGCACCGGGTGTTCGGCTACGACGCGTTCCGTGGCCAGCAGGCGCAGATCATCGACCAGGTGGTCCAGGGCGGCGACGCCCTCGTGCTCATGCCCACGGGTGGCGGCAAGTCGCTCTGCTACCAGGTGCCCGCCCTCGTCCGCGAGGGCACGGGCATCGTCGTCTCGCCGCTCATCGCCCTGATGCAAGACCAGGTCGACGCCCTCGAGGCCGTCGGCGTCCGCGCGGCGTTCCTCAACTCGACGCAAGACCCCGACCGTCGTCGGGCGGTCGAGCAGGCGTTCGTCGAGGGCGAGCTCGACATGCTCTACCTCGCGCCCGAGCGGCTGAAGCTCGAGTCCACCAAGTCGTTGCTCGACCGGGGTCACGTCTCGCTCTTCGCCATCGACGAGGCGCACTGCGTGGCGCAGTGGGGGCACGACTTCCGCCCCGACTACCTCGAACTGTCCGTGTTGCACGAGCGCTGGCCCGACGTGCCGCGCATCGCGCTGACGGCGACGGCCACCGAGACCACCCACCGCGAGATCTCGCGGCGCCTCGAGCTCGACGACGCCAAGCACTTCGTCGCCGACTTCGACCGGCCCAACATCCAGTACCGCATCGAGGCGAAAGACGGCCCGCAGCAGCAGCTGCTGCGGTTCATCCGCACCGAGCACGACGGTGACGCCGGCATCGTGTACTGCCTGTCCCGCAAGTCGGTCGAGAGCACGGCCGAGTTCCTGGTCAAGCAGGGCATCCCGGCGCTGCCGTACCACGCGGGCCTCGAGGCGCAGACCCGGGCGCGCAACCAGGCGCGGTTCCTGCGCGACGAGGGCATCGTCATGGTCGCCACCATCGCCTTCGGCATGGGCATCGACAAGCCCGACGTGCGCTTCGTCGCGCACCTCGACCTGCCCAAGTCGGTCGAGGGCTATTACCAAGAGACCGGCCGTGCCGGCCGCGACGGCCTGCCCTCGACGGCGTGGCTGGCCTACGGCCTGCAAGACGTCGTGCAGCAGCGACGCATGATCGACCAGTCCGAGGGCGACGCCGAGCACCGCCGCAAGCTCGGCGCCCACCTCGACGCCATGCTCGCCCTGTGCGAGACGGTCGAGTGTCGACGCGTGCAGCTGCTCGGCTACTTCGGCCAGGCGAGCACCGCCTGCGGCAACTGCGACACCTGCCTCTCGCCGCCCGAGTCGCTCGACGGCACGGTGCCCGCCCAGAAGCTGCTCTCGACGGTCGTCCGGCTGAAGCGAGAGCGCAACCAACAGTTCGGCGCGGGCCAGATCGTCGACATCCTCGTCGGCAAGTCGACCCCCAAGGTCCTCCAGAACCGCCACGAGCAGTTGTCCACCTTCGGCATCGGCACCGAGCTGAGCGACGTCGAGTGGCGGGGTGTCGTCCGACAGCTGCTCGCCCAGGGGCTGTTGGCGGTCTCACCCGACGGGTACGGCACGCTGCTGCTCACCGAGGCCGCGGGCGAGGTGCTCTCGGGCAGCCGCACCGTCCGGCTGCGACGCGAGCCCGAGCGCCCGGTGCGCTCGGCCCGCGCGCGGGGTGGCTCGGGTTCGTCGAGCCGCGGCTCGTCGCGGGGTGCCGCCGAGCTGACCGGCGACGACGCCGCCCTGTTCGAGACCCTGCGCGAGTGGCGCGCCGGGGTCGCCCGGGCGCAGGGCGTCCCGGCCTACGTCGTGTTCGGCGACGTCACCCTGCGGGGCATCGCGTCCGAACGGCCCACCTCGCTCGATCAGCTCGCGGGCATCAGCGGTGTCGGTCAGAAGAAGCTCGACACCTACGGTCAGCAGGTCCTCGCCGTCGTGGGCGGCACCGCCCCGGCCGAGGCGGCGGCCGTCGGGTCCGTCGCGACGGCGTCCGTGTCCGCGGCGGGCAGCGTCACGGCCCGTTCGCCCCGCACGACGTCGACGGCCCCGGCCGCCGGTCGGGCTGCCCGCCGTGCGGCACCGCCCGCGGTCGACGAGGTGCCCGAGGTGCCGGCCGACGATCTCTACGACCTGCCGTCCGACGCTCCGTTCGACCCTTACGACGACGCGCCGCCGCCGCCCGACGACTGGCGTTGA
- a CDS encoding type II CAAX endopeptidase family protein produces the protein MTTFAYHRLFRSLPSYRWWRPLLAAVVAVVTYLLASVVVYVGVLGVTTAVGGTAAGERLQAGIEGDALAAADPLVLFTTLASIAVMLPAIMLGALIVGPGAVGGLWSVAGRLRWRWLARCVVPGLAFMAVTVGLSYVVAPLVAGEPLGTGPVTTPGETLAWAVVVILVVTPFQATAEEYAFRGLAMQTLGSWGAFPVVAVVLPTVAFAFAHDYNAWGMLDVAVFGVAAAYLTWRTGGLEAAIVAHVLNNTVLFLLSAPFAGVESSDGSPLALAVTVVSTPLYVWLVLRAARRTGLVTVRSAPLVPSAPPADDRPQEARVG, from the coding sequence GTGACGACGTTCGCCTACCACCGCCTGTTCCGGTCGCTGCCCTCGTACCGGTGGTGGCGACCGCTGCTCGCGGCCGTCGTGGCGGTCGTCACCTACCTGCTCGCCTCGGTCGTGGTCTACGTGGGCGTCCTCGGGGTGACCACGGCCGTCGGCGGGACGGCGGCCGGCGAACGACTGCAGGCCGGCATCGAGGGCGACGCCCTGGCCGCGGCCGACCCGCTCGTGCTCTTCACGACGCTCGCCTCGATCGCGGTCATGCTGCCGGCGATCATGCTGGGCGCCCTGATCGTCGGGCCGGGGGCGGTCGGCGGGCTCTGGAGCGTCGCCGGGCGGCTGCGGTGGCGGTGGCTCGCGCGGTGCGTCGTGCCCGGGCTCGCCTTCATGGCGGTCACCGTCGGGCTGAGCTACGTCGTGGCGCCGCTCGTCGCCGGCGAGCCGCTCGGGACGGGGCCGGTCACGACGCCGGGCGAGACGCTCGCCTGGGCCGTCGTGGTGATCCTCGTCGTGACGCCGTTCCAGGCGACCGCCGAGGAGTACGCCTTCCGCGGCCTGGCCATGCAGACCCTGGGGTCGTGGGGCGCGTTCCCGGTCGTGGCCGTCGTGCTGCCGACGGTCGCCTTCGCGTTCGCGCACGACTACAACGCCTGGGGCATGCTCGACGTCGCCGTGTTCGGGGTGGCCGCGGCCTACCTGACCTGGCGCACCGGCGGACTCGAGGCGGCGATCGTCGCGCACGTGCTCAACAACACCGTGCTGTTCCTGCTGTCGGCACCGTTCGCGGGCGTCGAGTCGAGCGACGGCAGCCCCCTCGCCCTCGCCGTGACGGTGGTCTCGACGCCGCTCTACGTGTGGCTCGTGCTCAGGGCGGCTCGACGCACCGGTCTCGTGACGGTCCGCAGCGCTCCTCTCGTCCCCAGCGCGCCTCCCGCCGACGACCGTCCCCAGGAGGCGCGGGTCGGCTGA
- a CDS encoding bifunctional metallophosphatase/5'-nucleotidase yields MRISPPSSESTPTGGRRRVRGAALASVAAGTLLLGLVAAAPAQAVPVTIDLVGINDFHGRLEADAPGARASIAGAAVLAGAVKSVENENPNTLFVSAGDNIGASTFTSFIQDDEPTLDALNAMGLDVSTPGNHEFDKGQDDFNGRVQTNSDFPYVNANILKSDGTPAYRPYVVEEIGGVRVAFIGALTETMPTLVSPAGIEGLTFAPVVDSVNAVADDIVETDAADAIVLLLHEGAETGSLDSVTGDNAFGEIARGVSGDVSAIFSGHTHQGYDYLVTPSDGGPQRAVVQTGSYGTNLARVTMTVDPAATAFRDRVTIASHRLVPLYGAFTPDPTVEAIVTAAVGVAAERGAEVIGSISDSFNRAYNANPDANGLPVSNRAGESTLGNFVADIQLSSTTASGAQLAFMNPGGLRDDLPFVAPNGDVTYKAAAAVQPFANTLVVVDMTGAEIRQVLEQQWPTAARTSTLKLGTSEGLTYTYDPAAAAGSRIAAVSLDGAAMDDATIYKVTVNSFLASGGDGFTAFANGRAHADSGKVDLQSQLEYFDAQAGDPSDPDFASRSVGVSGLTAAPVGGFVAGDTVSMTLSSLVLQQAAADASGTVTATLDGVELASAPIDETILDNSDEQGRATLRFVVPEGITAPAAGPVTRSLVLTVDGTGTTASVPLVFAAAAAPVVVPPTDPGTTPPVTTPGGTVPGAGTGTGSSTTPAGTVRNADGSLAFTGQDGLGLAALAALSLMLAGGSALVVARRRRLRTAVTPTEG; encoded by the coding sequence ATGCGCATCAGCCCCCCGTCATCCGAGTCCACCCCGACGGGAGGCCGGCGGCGCGTCCGCGGTGCCGCCCTCGCGTCCGTCGCCGCCGGAACCCTGCTGCTCGGCCTCGTCGCCGCCGCACCCGCCCAGGCCGTGCCGGTCACGATCGACCTCGTCGGCATCAACGACTTCCACGGCCGGCTCGAGGCCGACGCCCCGGGTGCTCGCGCGTCCATCGCCGGTGCGGCCGTCCTCGCCGGTGCCGTCAAGTCGGTCGAGAACGAGAACCCGAACACGCTCTTCGTCTCGGCGGGTGACAACATCGGCGCCTCGACGTTCACGTCGTTCATCCAGGACGACGAGCCGACCCTCGACGCCCTGAACGCCATGGGCCTCGACGTCAGCACGCCGGGCAACCACGAGTTCGACAAGGGCCAGGACGACTTCAACGGTCGCGTCCAGACGAACAGCGACTTCCCCTACGTCAACGCGAACATCCTGAAGAGCGACGGGACCCCCGCGTACCGTCCGTACGTCGTCGAGGAGATCGGGGGCGTCCGCGTCGCCTTCATCGGCGCCCTGACCGAGACCATGCCGACGCTCGTCAGCCCGGCCGGCATCGAGGGGCTCACCTTCGCGCCCGTCGTCGACTCGGTCAACGCGGTCGCGGACGACATCGTCGAGACCGACGCCGCCGACGCCATCGTCCTGCTGCTGCACGAAGGCGCCGAGACCGGCAGCCTGGACTCCGTCACGGGCGACAACGCGTTCGGCGAGATCGCCCGGGGCGTCTCGGGCGACGTCTCCGCGATCTTCTCCGGACACACGCATCAGGGGTACGACTACCTCGTGACGCCCTCCGACGGCGGCCCGCAGCGCGCCGTCGTGCAGACGGGCAGCTACGGGACGAACCTGGCCCGGGTGACCATGACGGTCGACCCCGCTGCCACCGCCTTCCGCGACCGGGTGACGATCGCCTCGCACCGCCTGGTGCCGCTCTACGGCGCCTTCACGCCCGACCCCACCGTCGAGGCCATCGTCACCGCGGCCGTCGGCGTCGCCGCCGAGCGGGGGGCCGAGGTGATCGGCTCGATCAGCGACTCCTTCAACCGGGCCTACAACGCCAACCCCGACGCCAACGGGTTGCCCGTGTCGAACCGTGCGGGTGAGTCGACCCTGGGCAACTTCGTCGCCGACATCCAGCTGTCGTCGACCACCGCGAGCGGTGCCCAGCTCGCCTTCATGAACCCCGGCGGCCTGCGGGACGACCTGCCCTTCGTGGCGCCGAACGGTGACGTGACCTACAAGGCCGCCGCGGCCGTGCAGCCCTTCGCCAACACGCTGGTCGTCGTCGACATGACCGGCGCCGAGATCCGCCAGGTGCTCGAGCAGCAGTGGCCGACCGCCGCACGCACCAGCACCCTGAAGCTCGGCACGTCCGAGGGCCTGACCTACACCTACGACCCCGCTGCGGCAGCGGGTTCGCGCATCGCCGCCGTCTCGCTCGACGGTGCGGCGATGGACGACGCGACCATCTACAAGGTGACCGTCAACTCGTTCCTCGCCTCGGGTGGCGACGGCTTCACCGCCTTCGCGAACGGTCGCGCCCACGCCGACAGCGGCAAGGTCGACCTGCAGAGCCAGCTCGAGTACTTCGACGCCCAGGCCGGTGACCCCTCCGACCCCGACTTCGCGTCGCGTTCGGTCGGTGTCTCAGGGCTGACCGCCGCACCCGTCGGCGGGTTCGTCGCCGGTGACACGGTGTCGATGACCCTGTCGTCGCTCGTCCTGCAGCAGGCCGCCGCGGACGCGTCGGGCACCGTGACCGCGACCCTCGACGGTGTCGAGCTCGCCTCGGCGCCGATCGACGAGACGATCCTCGACAACTCGGATGAACAGGGTCGCGCCACCCTCCGCTTCGTCGTCCCCGAGGGCATCACCGCTCCCGCGGCCGGGCCCGTCACCCGATCGCTCGTGCTCACGGTCGACGGGACCGGCACGACGGCGTCCGTCCCGCTCGTCTTCGCCGCAGCGGCCGCTCCCGTGGTCGTCCCGCCGACCGACCCGGGCACCACGCCCCCGGTCACGACCCCCGGTGGCACGGTTCCCGGCGCGGGCACGGGCACGGGCTCGAGCACCACGCCCGCCGGCACGGTCCGCAACGCCGACGGCTCGCTGGCCTTCACCGGCCAGGACGGCCTGGGGCTCGCGGCCCTCGCCGCGCTCTCCCTGATGCTGGCCGGCGGCTCGGCGCTGGTCGTCGCCCGCCGACGCCGCCTCCGCACGGCGGTGACGCCCACCGAGGGCTGA
- a CDS encoding GNAT family acetyltransferase, whose product MQIRPFDEADTETVVALWERCGLTRPWNDPRRDIERKLTVQRELFLVGVDHEEALVATAMAGYDGHRGWVYYVAVEPDRQGEGFGRQLMAEVERSLEAMGCPKANFQVRTGNERVRAFYEHLGYSVDDAFSMGKRLIAD is encoded by the coding sequence ATGCAGATCCGACCCTTCGACGAGGCCGACACCGAGACCGTCGTGGCGCTCTGGGAGCGCTGCGGGCTGACCCGCCCGTGGAACGACCCACGACGCGACATCGAACGCAAGCTGACGGTGCAGCGCGAGCTGTTCCTGGTCGGCGTCGATCACGAGGAGGCGCTGGTTGCGACGGCCATGGCCGGTTACGACGGCCATCGCGGCTGGGTCTACTACGTCGCGGTCGAGCCCGATCGCCAGGGGGAGGGATTCGGTCGACAGCTCATGGCCGAGGTGGAGCGGTCGCTCGAGGCGATGGGGTGCCCGAAGGCGAACTTCCAGGTGCGCACCGGCAACGAGCGGGTTCGGGCGTTCTACGAGCACCTCGGGTACTCGGTCGACGACGCCTTCAGCATGGGGAAGCGGCTGATCGCCGACTGA
- a CDS encoding shikimate dehydrogenase, with protein sequence MTDARRRLAVLGSPIEHSLSPVLHRTAYEHLGLPFDYDRVEVASGGLADFVGGLDASWRGLSLTMPLKREVLPLLDTVSPLARRLGVANTVVLDDDGRRHGHNTDVDGIVRSIEGFHDARPAAATILGGGATALSAMAAAWDLGARSFSIHLRNPMRAGELTSLAAELGADVMVAPLTELPSLGPLDFVISTLPGGAADDLHLRPTSSSSVLFDVAYEPWPTRLASRWSADGGIVFNGLDMLVEQALGQVRLFSGRAQDEPVPDEGVLREAMRASVGSPIRGRSTTDSVVG encoded by the coding sequence GTGACCGATGCTCGCCGACGTCTCGCCGTCCTGGGGTCGCCGATCGAGCACTCGCTGTCACCGGTGCTGCACCGCACGGCGTACGAGCACCTCGGGTTGCCCTTCGACTACGACCGGGTCGAGGTGGCTTCTGGCGGTCTCGCCGACTTCGTCGGGGGCCTCGACGCGAGCTGGCGCGGGCTGAGCCTGACGATGCCGCTCAAGCGCGAGGTGCTGCCCCTGCTCGACACGGTCTCGCCTCTCGCCCGGCGCCTCGGTGTCGCGAACACCGTGGTCCTCGACGACGACGGCCGACGCCACGGGCACAACACCGACGTCGACGGCATCGTCCGCAGCATCGAGGGGTTCCACGACGCACGGCCCGCCGCGGCCACCATCCTCGGCGGCGGCGCGACCGCCCTGTCCGCCATGGCCGCCGCCTGGGACCTCGGCGCCCGGTCGTTCTCGATCCACCTGCGCAACCCGATGCGGGCCGGCGAGCTGACGTCGCTGGCCGCCGAGCTGGGTGCCGACGTCATGGTCGCCCCGCTCACCGAGCTGCCCTCGCTCGGCCCGTTGGACTTCGTCATCAGCACGCTGCCCGGCGGGGCCGCGGACGACCTGCACCTGCGTCCGACCAGCAGCTCGTCGGTCCTGTTCGACGTCGCGTACGAGCCCTGGCCGACCCGCCTCGCGTCTCGCTGGTCCGCTGACGGCGGCATCGTCTTCAACGGTCTCGACATGCTCGTCGAGCAGGCGCTCGGTCAGGTGCGGCTCTTCTCCGGGCGGGCACAGGACGAGCCGGTGCCCGACGAGGGCGTCCTGCGCGAGGCGATGCGCGCCTCCGTGGGTTCACCGATCCGCGGCCGGTCGACGACCGACAGCGTGGTGGGCTGA